In Natranaerovirga hydrolytica, a single window of DNA contains:
- a CDS encoding DUF2000 domain-containing protein has protein sequence MMENKCVIIIDSELPTGLIANTAAVLALTLGNKIKDIIGPNVVDGDGKIHEGITTIPFPILKSNPVYIKELRNVIGATYPDLVLVDFSNAAQTTKNYDDYTKKIAQHTTDELEYLGIAAYGDKKKINKLAGSLPLLR, from the coding sequence ATGATGGAAAATAAGTGTGTGATTATAATTGATTCTGAATTACCAACAGGTTTAATAGCAAATACAGCGGCGGTACTTGCTTTAACATTAGGCAATAAAATTAAGGATATTATTGGTCCTAATGTAGTTGACGGAGATGGCAAAATCCATGAAGGTATTACCACCATTCCATTTCCCATTCTAAAAAGTAACCCAGTGTATATAAAAGAATTAAGAAATGTAATTGGAGCGACATATCCGGATTTAGTTCTTGTTGATTTTTCTAATGCGGCTCAAACGACTAAAAACTATGATGACTACACTAAAAAAATAGCACAACATACAACAGACGAACTTGAATATTTAGGAATTGCTGCTTATGGCGATAAAAAGAAAATCAATAAATTAGCAGGAAGCCTTCCTCTTTTACGTTAA
- a CDS encoding APC family permease yields the protein MKLDRVLGWKEATSLGIGAMVGAGIFVLSGVAAGKAGPAVLVAFVLAAALAMLLGLCYAELASRYPRAGGSYEYVRETMGPFIGTIIGWAYWGAWLAASSFVSQGFGNYLNALTGAPPLLSAVLLLLALGILNILGIKFSGKVQVYIVLTVIIVLISFLVLGIKHIDYSLYQPFAPYGFSGILSAALVGFLSIVGWDAIVASGEEIKNPRKTLPLAIFISITTVLFLYLGLLFVSVGVVHWEALGASDVPVALASQQFLGDFGPIFISIIIVIALPATANAFIISISRTAFAMARNGLLPKKFAYIHPKFQTPIGAILLGVSIQILLTLVSSINIAVNATGFLYLITFIFTMIAFFISRKSLSDQDEQNQFLVPFYPITPALALIISIGLLIPVGKTGFLTGMLWLSIGLGVYLLRIKSIKRVCNK from the coding sequence ATGAAATTAGATAGAGTCTTAGGCTGGAAAGAGGCAACATCTCTTGGAATTGGAGCAATGGTGGGGGCAGGTATCTTTGTTCTAAGTGGTGTTGCAGCAGGTAAAGCAGGACCAGCAGTTCTAGTTGCTTTTGTTTTAGCAGCTGCACTAGCCATGTTGCTAGGGTTATGCTATGCTGAATTAGCCTCACGTTATCCCCGTGCTGGAGGATCTTACGAATATGTGAGAGAAACTATGGGACCATTCATTGGGACAATAATTGGATGGGCTTACTGGGGAGCATGGTTGGCTGCAAGCAGTTTTGTATCTCAAGGGTTTGGGAATTACTTAAATGCACTTACAGGTGCCCCTCCATTGTTAAGTGCTGTATTGCTACTACTGGCTTTAGGAATTTTGAACATATTAGGCATTAAATTTAGTGGAAAAGTTCAAGTGTACATTGTATTGACGGTTATTATTGTACTTATTAGCTTTTTGGTTTTAGGCATTAAACATATAGATTACAGTTTATATCAGCCCTTTGCTCCATATGGATTTTCTGGGATATTATCAGCTGCATTGGTAGGATTTCTTTCCATTGTTGGTTGGGATGCCATTGTTGCTTCAGGTGAAGAAATAAAAAACCCGAGAAAAACATTGCCATTGGCAATTTTTATATCTATAACCACCGTTTTATTCCTTTACCTAGGGCTTTTATTTGTATCTGTTGGTGTTGTTCACTGGGAAGCATTAGGGGCATCAGATGTGCCAGTAGCTTTGGCTAGTCAACAGTTTTTGGGAGACTTTGGTCCAATATTTATTAGTATTATTATTGTAATCGCTTTACCAGCAACTGCTAATGCTTTTATAATCTCAATTTCTAGGACTGCTTTTGCAATGGCACGAAATGGATTATTACCCAAGAAATTTGCTTATATTCATCCCAAATTTCAAACACCAATTGGGGCCATCCTATTAGGGGTAAGCATTCAAATCCTATTAACACTCGTTAGTTCAATTAATATTGCTGTAAATGCAACGGGCTTTTTGTATTTAATCACTTTTATCTTTACAATGATTGCCTTTTTTATTTCTAGAAAAAGCTTATCTGATCAGGATGAACAAAATCAATTCTTAGTACCATTTTATCCTATAACCCCTGCATTGGCTTTGATTATTAGTATTGGCTTGCTAATACCTGTTGGAAAAACAGGATTTCTAACAGGTATGTTATGGTTATCCATTGGTTTAGGGGTTTACCTGCTAAGAATAAAATCCATTAAAAGGGTTTGTAATAAATAG
- a CDS encoding DUF4177 domain-containing protein: MFKDKVAVITGGASGIGKAIAERFLEEGTFSLKPAKEYHSIVEEYAQEGWRLVQIFAPPIGNYGIAKYYELIFEREK; the protein is encoded by the coding sequence ATGTTTAAAGATAAAGTAGCCGTTATTACTGGAGGTGCTAGTGGGATTGGTAAAGCCATAGCAGAGCGGTTTTTAGAAGAAGGTACTTTTTCCTTAAAGCCAGCAAAAGAATACCATAGTATAGTAGAAGAATACGCTCAAGAAGGTTGGAGATTGGTTCAGATATTTGCACCACCAATAGGCAATTACGGTATTGCAAAGTACTATGAGCTAATATTTGAAAGAGAAAAGTAG
- a CDS encoding 3-isopropylmalate dehydratase large subunit → MGKTIAEKIFDAHRVNMPFPDTHVLKLDRVFCHEITTPIAITDLMARGMDRVFDPTKIKAVIDHVTPAKDSKTAEQGKILRDWAKRHNIKDFFDVGRNGVCHAIFPEKGFVRPGYTIIMGDSHTCTHGAFGAFAAGVGTTDLEVGILKGVCSFHHPETIKIELNGKLKPGVYAKDVILFIIKELTVNGATNKVIEFTGPVVDKMSMESRMTLCNMAIEAGGTSGICYPDMTTVEYLWDFIKDEFESKEEALEEYSKWVSDEDASYEKVHTYDISELEPMVTFGYKPDQVKPVKEMEGTKIDQVYIGSCTNGRIEDLRIAASVLKDKKISDDVRGIVSPATPEIYSIALKEGIIEIFQDAGFCVTNPTCGACLGMSNGVLAEGEACASTTNRNFNGRMGKGGMVHLMSPATAAKAAIEGEIKNSELYKG, encoded by the coding sequence ATGGGTAAAACAATAGCAGAAAAAATATTTGATGCACACAGAGTAAACATGCCATTTCCAGATACGCATGTTCTGAAATTAGACAGGGTTTTCTGTCATGAAATTACAACACCAATTGCTATAACTGACCTTATGGCAAGAGGTATGGATAGAGTTTTTGATCCAACAAAAATTAAGGCGGTTATAGATCACGTAACACCTGCAAAAGATTCAAAAACTGCTGAACAGGGAAAAATTTTACGTGATTGGGCTAAAAGACATAACATTAAAGACTTTTTTGATGTGGGAAGAAATGGTGTTTGTCATGCCATTTTTCCAGAAAAAGGATTTGTAAGACCGGGTTATACAATTATTATGGGAGATTCACATACATGTACCCATGGCGCATTTGGTGCATTTGCAGCAGGAGTTGGAACAACTGACCTTGAAGTAGGCATACTAAAAGGGGTCTGTTCTTTTCATCATCCAGAAACCATAAAAATTGAATTAAATGGAAAATTAAAACCAGGTGTTTACGCAAAAGACGTTATATTATTTATTATTAAAGAATTAACGGTAAACGGTGCGACAAATAAGGTTATAGAATTTACAGGACCAGTTGTTGATAAAATGTCAATGGAATCCCGTATGACATTATGTAACATGGCTATAGAAGCTGGTGGAACAAGTGGTATATGTTATCCTGATATGACAACAGTAGAATATCTATGGGACTTTATCAAAGATGAATTTGAATCTAAAGAAGAAGCTTTAGAAGAATATTCTAAATGGGTTTCTGATGAGGATGCTTCATATGAGAAAGTACATACATATGATATTTCTGAATTAGAACCTATGGTTACTTTTGGTTATAAACCTGACCAAGTAAAACCTGTAAAAGAAATGGAAGGCACGAAAATTGATCAAGTGTATATTGGAAGTTGTACAAATGGTCGTATTGAAGATTTAAGAATTGCAGCAAGTGTTCTTAAAGACAAAAAAATAAGTGATGATGTGCGTGGAATTGTAAGTCCTGCAACACCAGAGATTTATTCTATTGCATTAAAAGAAGGCATTATTGAGATTTTCCAAGATGCTGGTTTTTGTGTGACAAACCCGACTTGTGGAGCTTGTCTCGGTATGAGTAATGGTGTTTTAGCAGAAGGTGAAGCTTGTGCGTCTACAACCAATCGTAACTTTAATGGTCGTATGGGTAAAGGTGGTATGGTTCACCTAATGAGTCCTGCAACTGCTGCAAAGGCAGCAATTGAAGGCGAAATAAAGAATTCTGAACTATACAAAGGATAA
- a CDS encoding 3-isopropylmalate dehydratase small subunit, protein MKTFKGKVLFLDRSDINTDEIIPAKYLTEITKEALKPYLLEDLTLEGFNNEEDIKDKAVVITRENFGCGSSREHAPWALEVNGINVVIAENFARIFRQNMYNCGMFAIELPKEKIDYLFDNYAGKDTEVEIDVDNDKIIVVAEGNSETIDFKVGGFDKTLVKEGGWVGYADKNY, encoded by the coding sequence ATGAAGACATTTAAAGGAAAAGTTTTATTTTTAGATAGAAGTGACATCAATACAGATGAAATCATTCCAGCAAAATACCTTACAGAAATTACAAAAGAAGCGTTAAAACCATATTTATTAGAAGATTTAACTCTAGAAGGCTTTAACAATGAAGAAGATATTAAAGATAAAGCTGTGGTCATAACAAGAGAAAATTTTGGTTGTGGTTCTAGTAGAGAACATGCTCCTTGGGCTTTAGAAGTTAATGGGATTAATGTGGTTATTGCAGAAAATTTTGCTAGGATTTTCAGACAGAATATGTACAATTGCGGTATGTTTGCAATAGAATTACCAAAAGAAAAGATAGATTATCTTTTTGACAATTACGCAGGAAAAGACACAGAAGTAGAAATTGATGTTGATAACGATAAAATAATAGTCGTGGCTGAAGGCAACTCAGAGACAATAGATTTTAAAGTTGGAGGGTTTGACAAGACCCTCGTTAAAGAAGGCGGATGGGTTGGTTACGCAGATAAGAATTATTAA
- a CDS encoding translation factor GTPase family protein, giving the protein MKKLVIGILAHVDAGKTTLSESMLYLSGEIGELGRVDKKNAYLDNYELERARGITIFSKQAIFNRGDTQIILLDTPGHVDFSAEMERTLQVLDYAILVISGADGVQGHTKTLWRLLHMYQVPVFLFVNKMDQYEIDKIKVMKDIKKQLDDGCIDFGQSKTDGFYEELAMCDETMMETYLEKGQIQIEAIKKAIKDRKVFPSFYGSALKLEGIEAFMQGIDEYTMRPYYPKEFGAKIFKITRDEQGNRLTHLKLTGGNIKVKDLITNGQEKVNQIRIYSGEKFETVNEIEAGGICAVTGLTDTKPGEGLGIEKDSERPALEPVLSYQMILPEGLDPRAMLPKLREMEEEEPELYIVWDEQLQEIQVQIMGEVQIEILQSLIHSRFGVEVLFHDGKIVYKETIANVVEGVGHFEPLRHYAEVHLLLEPGEPGSGLKFKTACSEDVLGKSWQRLVLSHLEEKKHLGVLTGSAITDMKITLVSGKAHNKHTQGGDFREATYRAVRQGLKEAKSLLLEPYYEFQLELPEEMVGRAMNDIEKMHGTSQIIQIDGEMSTLVGSAPVITMRNYQKEVASYTKGLGKLFCNLKGYEPCHNPEEVIELIGYDSERDSRNPTGSVFCAKGSGFSVSWDEVKEYMHLDSFLKEKEDSLKPISQKEAPYSQERVISLEEIDQILNKTFYANKGRKSDWKKSSIVSHYKPVDYVSKKKERKEEYLLVDGYNIIYAWPELKALADDNMDAARIKLLDLLSNYQGIKKCHVIVVFDAYRVQGHQEEVIDYHNIHVVFTKEAQTADAYIEKFAYDHKKKDKVVVATSDGLQQIIVRGAGGSLLSARDLKDEIENTNEIIKEIYKELDIKGNHIVDALSPEIKKRMEELIKKESE; this is encoded by the coding sequence ATGAAAAAATTAGTTATTGGTATATTAGCACATGTAGATGCAGGCAAAACAACATTATCAGAGAGTATGCTGTATTTGAGTGGTGAAATAGGGGAATTAGGAAGAGTGGATAAAAAGAATGCCTATTTAGACAACTATGAACTAGAGAGGGCAAGAGGAATCACTATTTTCTCTAAGCAAGCCATATTTAATAGGGGAGACACTCAGATTATTTTATTGGATACCCCAGGGCATGTGGACTTTTCTGCTGAAATGGAAAGAACACTTCAAGTGTTGGATTATGCCATTTTAGTCATAAGTGGTGCCGATGGCGTGCAGGGTCATACAAAAACATTATGGAGATTGCTTCATATGTATCAGGTACCCGTTTTTTTGTTTGTTAATAAAATGGATCAATATGAGATAGATAAAATCAAGGTAATGAAGGATATAAAAAAACAGCTAGATGATGGGTGTATTGATTTTGGACAATCAAAGACAGATGGTTTTTACGAAGAACTGGCTATGTGTGATGAAACAATGATGGAAACTTATTTGGAAAAGGGACAAATTCAAATAGAGGCTATTAAAAAAGCCATCAAAGACCGCAAAGTATTTCCAAGTTTTTACGGTTCGGCATTAAAATTAGAGGGAATCGAAGCATTCATGCAAGGAATAGATGAGTATACGATGAGGCCATATTACCCTAAAGAATTTGGAGCTAAAATATTCAAAATAACGAGAGATGAACAGGGAAACCGTCTGACCCACCTAAAGCTTACAGGGGGTAATATAAAGGTAAAAGATCTTATAACGAATGGTCAAGAAAAGGTAAACCAAATCAGGATTTATTCCGGTGAGAAATTTGAAACTGTGAATGAGATAGAAGCAGGTGGGATTTGTGCAGTAACAGGACTCACGGACACTAAACCAGGAGAAGGTTTAGGAATAGAGAAAGACTCAGAAAGGCCAGCGTTAGAGCCAGTATTGTCCTACCAAATGATTCTTCCAGAAGGATTAGACCCAAGAGCAATGCTACCTAAGTTACGTGAGATGGAAGAAGAAGAGCCAGAACTTTATATCGTATGGGATGAGCAACTGCAAGAAATTCAGGTGCAGATTATGGGAGAGGTGCAGATAGAAATTTTGCAAAGTCTGATACACAGTCGCTTTGGAGTAGAAGTCCTCTTTCATGACGGCAAGATTGTTTATAAAGAGACCATTGCCAATGTGGTTGAAGGGGTAGGACACTTTGAACCCTTAAGGCATTATGCAGAGGTCCATCTTTTATTAGAACCTGGGGAACCAGGAAGTGGATTGAAGTTTAAAACAGCATGCAGCGAAGATGTACTGGGTAAAAGTTGGCAAAGACTTGTTTTAAGTCATTTGGAAGAAAAAAAACATTTGGGTGTTTTAACAGGTTCAGCAATTACAGATATGAAAATCACATTAGTCTCAGGCAAAGCACATAATAAGCATACACAAGGTGGTGACTTTAGGGAAGCGACTTATCGTGCAGTGCGTCAAGGTTTAAAGGAAGCCAAGTCGCTATTATTAGAGCCATATTATGAGTTTCAGTTAGAGTTGCCTGAGGAAATGGTTGGTAGAGCTATGAATGATATTGAAAAAATGCATGGTACAAGCCAAATAATTCAAATAGATGGGGAAATGTCAACTTTAGTGGGTAGTGCACCGGTTATCACTATGAGGAATTATCAAAAAGAAGTCGCTTCTTATACAAAAGGTCTGGGTAAACTTTTTTGTAACCTAAAGGGTTATGAACCCTGCCATAACCCAGAAGAAGTTATAGAATTGATCGGATATGATTCGGAAAGAGATTCGAGAAACCCTACGGGGTCTGTTTTTTGTGCTAAGGGTTCGGGATTTTCCGTTAGTTGGGATGAAGTGAAGGAATATATGCATCTTGATAGCTTTCTTAAGGAGAAAGAGGATTCATTGAAACCAATAAGTCAAAAAGAAGCCCCATACTCACAAGAAAGGGTCATTAGTTTGGAAGAGATTGACCAGATTCTCAATAAAACTTTTTATGCAAACAAAGGTAGAAAGTCTGATTGGAAAAAAAGCTCGATAGTTAGCCATTATAAACCTGTTGATTATGTCAGTAAAAAGAAGGAGAGAAAAGAAGAGTATCTTCTTGTAGATGGCTATAATATTATCTACGCTTGGCCTGAGCTAAAAGCGTTAGCGGATGACAATATGGATGCTGCCAGAATAAAACTGCTAGATTTGTTGAGTAACTACCAAGGAATTAAAAAATGTCATGTGATTGTGGTGTTTGATGCTTATCGTGTTCAAGGACATCAGGAAGAAGTTATTGATTATCATAATATTCATGTCGTGTTTACCAAGGAAGCACAAACGGCTGATGCGTATATAGAAAAATTTGCTTATGATCATAAGAAAAAAGACAAAGTAGTCGTTGCAACATCTGATGGGTTGCAACAGATAATTGTAAGAGGCGCTGGGGGTTCTTTGCTATCTGCTAGAGACCTTAAGGATGAAATCGAAAATACCAACGAAATAATTAAAGAGATATATAAAGAATTGGATATAAAAGGCAATCATATAGTGGATGCTTTATCTCCAGAAATAAAAAAACGTATGGAAGAGCTGATTAAGAAAGAAAGTGAATAA
- a CDS encoding ABC transporter ATP-binding protein: MNPIIEVENFTKQYGDFIAVNDISFSVEEGSIFAFLGPNGAGKSTTINTLCTIFEKTSGRLLIDGKDISQEKSEARAAIGVVFQDSTLDVKMTIEENLKMHCVFYNIPKKEVEERIQFVLRLVDLLDERKKIVGALSGGMKRRVEIARGLIHYPKVLFLDEPTTGLDPQTRAHIWEYILKLQKERNITIFLTTHYMEEAEICHKVAIIDGGIIVAYDTPYALKKKYTKDKAYITTKEPIALENILNQYALSYTKKEGYYRVEVEQLDSLLEVLSQHKEYITNIEIKKGTFNDVFLEITGKTIREGA; encoded by the coding sequence ATGAATCCAATTATAGAAGTTGAAAATTTTACAAAGCAATATGGTGATTTTATAGCGGTTAATGATATATCTTTTAGTGTAGAAGAAGGAAGTATCTTTGCTTTTTTAGGTCCAAATGGAGCAGGGAAAAGTACAACGATTAATACATTATGTACTATTTTTGAAAAAACCTCAGGGCGCCTTTTAATTGATGGAAAAGATATTTCACAAGAAAAAAGTGAAGCCAGAGCAGCAATAGGTGTTGTATTTCAAGATTCAACCTTAGATGTAAAAATGACCATAGAAGAAAATTTGAAAATGCATTGTGTTTTTTATAATATTCCTAAAAAAGAAGTGGAAGAGCGCATACAATTTGTTCTAAGATTAGTAGATTTATTAGATGAAAGGAAAAAAATTGTGGGTGCTTTATCTGGTGGTATGAAAAGACGTGTGGAGATTGCCAGGGGATTAATTCATTACCCAAAGGTGTTGTTCTTAGATGAACCAACAACAGGACTTGATCCCCAAACAAGAGCCCATATATGGGAATACATATTAAAGCTTCAGAAAGAAAGAAATATTACAATCTTTCTTACAACCCACTATATGGAAGAAGCGGAAATATGCCATAAGGTAGCAATCATTGATGGAGGCATTATTGTAGCTTACGATACGCCTTACGCTTTGAAAAAAAAGTATACGAAGGATAAGGCTTATATTACTACAAAAGAGCCAATAGCACTTGAAAATATATTAAACCAGTATGCCTTAAGTTATACCAAAAAAGAAGGATATTATAGAGTAGAAGTAGAACAGTTAGATTCCTTGTTAGAAGTACTTAGTCAGCATAAAGAGTATATTACTAATATAGAAATAAAAAAAGGTACTTTTAATGATGTATTTTTAGAGATAACAGGTAAGACAATACGAGAGGGGGCTTAA
- a CDS encoding ABC transporter permease, with product MNTVIALWIRGLKAFVRNKTGLIFSLVFPFFFVYVFGAIFKTDFIENPIAYMLSGVIIVTVFESSLSLASGTVDDMVSGFMKEVLVSPTKRISVAMGQLLSAATVSTVQGILILIVGLFIGIKFTSWVTPLYVLLSMICIGIVFSGVGLFMATKVRNGQTFQIIKAAITMPLTFLSGAYIPLSMLPGTLRYVAYLNPMTYATAFFRMIVLEKTHLSIEELVREELVVEINGFVVTPFLTFIIIVCIGLIFLTLSTISFTKTDFSRVSRSETDGNSLWG from the coding sequence TTGAATACAGTAATTGCATTATGGATTAGAGGATTAAAAGCGTTTGTAAGAAATAAAACAGGATTGATTTTTTCATTGGTATTTCCATTTTTCTTTGTATATGTATTTGGAGCAATATTTAAAACCGATTTTATTGAGAATCCTATTGCCTATATGCTATCTGGAGTTATTATAGTAACAGTATTTGAAAGTTCTCTTAGTTTAGCATCAGGTACAGTGGATGATATGGTAAGTGGATTTATGAAAGAAGTTTTGGTTTCACCTACAAAAAGAATTTCTGTTGCAATGGGACAATTGCTTTCAGCGGCTACCGTATCAACAGTACAAGGCATTTTGATATTGATTGTCGGTTTGTTTATTGGTATTAAGTTCACTTCTTGGGTAACACCCTTGTATGTTCTTTTATCAATGATTTGTATTGGAATAGTTTTTTCAGGTGTTGGACTATTTATGGCCACAAAGGTTCGCAATGGTCAAACTTTTCAGATTATTAAGGCGGCCATAACAATGCCTCTTACATTTCTTTCAGGTGCCTATATTCCTTTATCAATGTTGCCAGGTACTCTTAGATATGTTGCCTATTTAAATCCAATGACCTATGCCACTGCTTTTTTTCGTATGATTGTTTTAGAAAAAACACATTTATCAATAGAGGAACTGGTCAGAGAAGAATTAGTTGTTGAAATTAATGGGTTTGTAGTGACGCCTTTTTTGACATTTATTATCATTGTTTGTATCGGATTGATTTTTTTAACATTATCAACAATTTCTTTTACAAAAACAGACTTTTCAAGGGTTAGCAGAAGTGAAACAGATGGTAACAGTTTGTGGGGTTAA
- a CDS encoding REP-associated tyrosine transposase — MARQARKRSATGIYHIMLRGIDKRNIFLDDEDRKIFVEKIKRAKEKANFELYAFCLMDNHIHLLIKESEDIGTIIKRITVGYVGWHNNKYGRTGHLFQNRFNSEAVESELYLLTVLRYIHQNPLKARIVDKVEAYDWSSYKEYELAYKKKESIIDARVVKHYFKTIRDLNTYINEKNNDQCMDYYDKIKYTDKQLKEKLDQEGIIENIKKASNIEIRNQMIKEAYLELGVSMRQLGRVLGLSKSIVEKATK, encoded by the coding sequence ATGGCAAGGCAAGCACGAAAGCGAAGTGCAACAGGCATTTATCATATAATGTTAAGAGGTATAGATAAAAGAAATATATTTCTGGATGATGAGGATAGAAAAATATTTGTCGAAAAAATAAAAAGGGCAAAAGAGAAGGCAAATTTCGAACTGTATGCTTTTTGCTTAATGGACAATCACATTCATTTGTTGATAAAGGAAAGTGAAGATATAGGAACAATAATAAAGCGAATAACCGTTGGGTATGTAGGATGGCATAATAATAAATACGGAAGAACAGGGCACTTGTTTCAAAATAGATTTAATAGTGAAGCAGTTGAATCAGAGTTATACTTACTCACTGTTTTAAGATATATACATCAAAATCCACTGAAAGCTAGAATAGTAGATAAAGTTGAAGCATATGATTGGAGTAGCTATAAAGAATATGAACTAGCATATAAGAAAAAAGAATCAATCATTGATGCAAGAGTTGTAAAGCATTATTTTAAGACTATCCGTGATCTGAATACCTATATAAATGAAAAGAATAATGATCAGTGCATGGATTATTATGATAAAATAAAATATACAGATAAACAATTGAAAGAAAAGTTAGATCAAGAAGGTATTATTGAGAATATAAAAAAAGCAAGTAATATAGAAATAAGAAATCAAATGATAAAAGAAGCGTACTTGGAGTTAGGGGTTAGTATGCGTCAATTAGGGAGAGTTCTTGGACTAAGCAAGTCTATTGTGGAAAAAGCTACTAAGTGA